From one Methylomonas paludis genomic stretch:
- the ndk gene encoding nucleoside-diphosphate kinase, translated as MAIERTFSIIKPDAVAKNVIGEIVSRFEKNGLRVVASKLLHLSQEQAEGFYAVHKERPFFNDLVKFMISGPIVAQVLEGENAVLKNRELMGATNPKDAAPGTIRADFAESIDENAVHGSDAQETAKEEIAYFFTADEIHSRTR; from the coding sequence ATGGCTATCGAACGTACTTTCTCAATCATCAAACCTGATGCTGTTGCTAAAAATGTGATTGGAGAAATTGTCAGCCGCTTTGAAAAAAACGGCCTGCGCGTGGTTGCTTCAAAATTGCTGCATTTAAGCCAAGAACAAGCAGAAGGTTTTTATGCAGTCCATAAAGAACGTCCTTTCTTCAATGATCTGGTCAAATTCATGATTTCCGGCCCTATTGTTGCTCAAGTGCTGGAAGGCGAAAACGCTGTGCTGAAAAATAGGGAACTGATGGGTGCCACCAATCCTAAAGATGCTGCCCCAGGCACCATCCGCGCCGACTTTGCTGAAAGCATAGACGAAAACGCGGTACATGGTTCCGATGCTCAGGAAACAGCCAAAGAAGAAATCGCTTACTTTTTCACTGCTGATGAAATCCACTCCCGTACCCGCTAA
- a CDS encoding XRE family transcriptional regulator, giving the protein MNSQHEENPHIGSDFDDFLSEEAILDEVTAVATKRVIAWQISEGMSTLKLTKTAMAKKMHTSRASLNRLLDEEDTSLTLTTLVSAAAALGKKVKIELEPV; this is encoded by the coding sequence ATGAACAGTCAACACGAAGAAAATCCCCATATTGGCAGTGACTTCGATGATTTTCTCAGCGAGGAAGCTATTCTTGACGAAGTTACAGCGGTAGCGACCAAGCGTGTCATTGCCTGGCAAATATCAGAAGGTATGTCTACGCTTAAACTCACTAAGACTGCGATGGCAAAAAAAATGCACACCAGCAGAGCTTCACTTAATCGATTGTTGGATGAAGAAGATACCAGTTTAACCTTGACCACCTTAGTGAGCGCAGCCGCCGCGCTTGGTAAAAAGGTAAAAATAGAGTTGGAACCGGTGTAA
- the yajC gene encoding preprotein translocase subunit YajC, producing MSFFISDALAQAAPAAQQPGFEGMLFPLGILVFFYFLFIRPQAKRSKEQKQLLATLNKGTEVVTTGGILGKVIELDDNFVKLEVSDNIFIQVQRHAIANLMPKGTYKAALNIKKPKI from the coding sequence ATGAGTTTTTTTATATCTGATGCGTTGGCGCAAGCCGCACCTGCTGCCCAACAACCTGGTTTTGAAGGTATGCTCTTCCCACTGGGTATCCTGGTGTTTTTCTATTTTTTATTTATTCGTCCTCAAGCCAAGCGCAGTAAAGAACAAAAACAATTGCTGGCTACTTTGAACAAAGGCACTGAAGTGGTTACCACCGGCGGTATTTTAGGCAAAGTGATAGAACTTGACGACAATTTTGTGAAACTGGAAGTTTCAGACAATATCTTTATTCAGGTTCAGCGTCATGCCATTGCCAATTTAATGCCTAAAGGTACTTATAAGGCGGCTTTAAACATTAAAAAACCTAAAATTTAA
- a CDS encoding ribbon-helix-helix domain-containing protein — MTTLSIRLPDDMAEKLKKIAQIRDISVNKLMFELSVQVLAEEEAKQRFLAAQLRGNPKRALQQLDGLDLLA; from the coding sequence CTTACCCGACGATATGGCAGAAAAACTGAAGAAAATTGCCCAAATCAGGGACATTAGCGTCAATAAACTAATGTTTGAACTATCTGTGCAAGTCTTGGCAGAAGAAGAAGCCAAGCAACGTTTCTTGGCTGCTCAACTGCGTGGAAATCCCAAGCGGGCCTTGCAACAGCTGGATGGGCTTGATTTATTGGCCTAG
- a CDS encoding type II toxin-antitoxin system RelE/ParE family toxin translates to MNPILSVKFFATEAGSEPVREWLKGLSAQDRKTIGEDIKTVQYGWPLGMPLVDHLEGDIWEVRVKRKRSIIRVIHNPYGPCQTIPTL, encoded by the coding sequence ATGAATCCAATACTTTCTGTTAAATTTTTTGCAACTGAAGCAGGTAGCGAGCCCGTTAGAGAATGGTTGAAAGGATTATCTGCCCAAGACAGAAAAACCATTGGCGAAGATATCAAAACAGTTCAATACGGTTGGCCTCTCGGTATGCCCTTAGTCGATCATCTCGAAGGTGACATATGGGAAGTTAGAGTTAAACGTAAGCGCTCAATTATCCGCGTAATTCACAACCCTTATGGGCCCTGTCAGACTATCCCCACGCTATAA
- a CDS encoding toxin-antitoxin system HicB family antitoxin, with amino-acid sequence MLRKMVLPDDMAERLKKIAQIREISVNNLMFELSAEEEAKKRCLAAQLRENPKRALQLLDELDLLA; translated from the coding sequence ATGTTGCGCAAGATGGTCTTACCCGACGATATGGCCGAAAGATTGAAGAAAATTGCCCAAATTAGGGAGATAAGCGTCAATAATCTAATGTTTGAACTATCGGCAGAAGAAGAAGCCAAGAAACGTTGCTTGGCTGCTCAACTGCGTGAAAATCCCAAGCGGGCCTTGCAACTACTGGATGAGCTTGATTTATTGGCCTAG
- the secD gene encoding protein translocase subunit SecD, producing MQNHFPLWKNALVLIVLVLGILYSLPNLFGNDPAVQLASTGANPLAQSQADDVQASLNNAGLTVKAFEFNDGRILARFNNTDEQLKAADLLRDKMSGKATVALNLAPATPNWLSAIGAKPMYLGLDLRGGVHFLLEVDMESAVKQAEERYVNDIRAGFRDAKVRYQSVSKEVDGIKISLANDESKEAALAVLDKDFRNLDIAERGDNEFIATIPERYLKEIKKSALGQNITTLRNRINELGVAEPIIQQQGDSRIVVQLPGVQDTAHAKELLGTTATLEYRLVDTEHDIQSAIAGHVPVGSRIYPDKNGNPVLLKRSVIVTGDQITDASSGLDQDGSPAVFITLDNIGAKKMGKFTQENIGKPMAVVFIEYKSETKVVDGQKVQHKEKVEKVISIATIRDSFSKRFQTTGLDNTQEARTLALLLRAGALAAPVEIVEERTVGPSLGQENIDQGVTSITVGFFLVVFFMLVYYRGFGLIANFALLFNLVVLTAILSLLQATLTLPGMAGIVLTLGMAVDANVLINERIREELRNGHGPQASIYIGYEKAFGTILDSNTTTLLVALVLFGFGTGPVKGFAVVLSLGILTSMFTAITGTRMLVNWIYGGEKPVEKLSI from the coding sequence ATGCAAAATCACTTCCCCCTATGGAAAAACGCACTGGTTCTGATCGTGCTGGTTCTTGGAATTTTATATTCGCTGCCGAATTTGTTCGGTAACGACCCGGCTGTACAGCTGGCTTCAACCGGTGCCAACCCTCTGGCGCAAAGCCAGGCGGATGATGTGCAAGCCAGCTTGAATAATGCCGGTTTGACCGTCAAAGCGTTTGAATTTAATGATGGCAGAATTCTGGCACGCTTTAACAACACCGACGAACAATTAAAAGCCGCCGACCTGTTACGTGACAAAATGTCCGGCAAAGCCACTGTGGCGCTGAATCTGGCCCCGGCGACGCCAAACTGGCTGAGCGCCATCGGCGCAAAACCGATGTATTTGGGTCTGGATTTACGCGGCGGGGTGCATTTTCTGCTGGAAGTGGATATGGAATCGGCCGTTAAACAAGCCGAAGAGCGTTATGTCAACGATATTCGTGCCGGTTTTCGTGATGCCAAAGTCCGTTATCAATCGGTTTCCAAAGAAGTTGACGGCATCAAAATCAGCCTGGCCAATGACGAATCCAAAGAAGCGGCGCTGGCGGTACTGGATAAAGATTTCCGCAATCTGGATATTGCTGAACGCGGTGACAATGAGTTTATTGCCACGATACCTGAGCGCTATCTGAAAGAAATCAAAAAATCGGCTCTTGGTCAGAATATTACCACTTTGCGCAACCGGATTAACGAGCTGGGTGTTGCCGAGCCGATTATTCAGCAACAGGGTGACAGCCGGATTGTGGTGCAATTGCCGGGTGTACAGGATACCGCGCACGCCAAAGAATTATTGGGTACTACCGCTACGCTGGAATACCGGTTGGTGGATACCGAACATGATATTCAATCCGCTATTGCCGGCCATGTACCGGTGGGTAGCCGGATTTATCCGGACAAAAACGGTAACCCGGTGTTGCTGAAACGCTCGGTGATTGTTACTGGCGATCAGATTACCGATGCGTCCTCCGGTTTGGATCAGGATGGTTCTCCGGCGGTATTTATTACCCTGGATAATATCGGCGCCAAAAAAATGGGTAAATTTACCCAGGAAAATATCGGCAAACCGATGGCGGTGGTCTTTATAGAATACAAGTCTGAAACCAAGGTGGTGGATGGCCAGAAAGTTCAGCATAAGGAAAAAGTTGAAAAAGTGATCAGTATCGCCACGATTCGCGATTCTTTTAGTAAACGTTTTCAGACTACCGGTCTGGATAATACTCAGGAAGCCCGCACGCTGGCCTTGCTGTTACGCGCCGGTGCATTGGCGGCCCCGGTGGAAATTGTGGAAGAACGGACTGTCGGTCCTAGTCTGGGTCAGGAAAATATTGACCAAGGTGTGACTTCGATTACTGTCGGTTTCTTCCTGGTGGTGTTTTTCATGCTGGTTTACTATCGGGGCTTTGGTTTGATTGCCAATTTTGCTCTGTTATTCAATCTGGTGGTGTTAACCGCGATTCTGTCTCTGTTGCAAGCCACCTTAACTTTGCCGGGTATGGCGGGTATCGTGCTGACGCTGGGTATGGCGGTGGATGCCAACGTTCTGATTAACGAACGGATCCGCGAAGAATTGCGCAACGGCCACGGCCCGCAAGCCAGTATTTATATCGGCTATGAAAAAGCTTTCGGCACCATTCTGGACTCCAACACCACCACTTTGCTGGTAGCGCTGGTGTTGTTCGGCTTTGGTACCGGCCCGGTCAAAGGTTTTGCCGTGGTGTTGTCGCTGGGTATTTTGACTTCGATGTTTACTGCGATTACCGGTACCCGGATGCTGGTCAACTGGATTTACGGCGGCGAGAAGCCTGTCGAGAAATTGTCTATCTAG
- the hisS gene encoding histidine--tRNA ligase, whose product MAKQQQAIQAIRGMHDILPEQSPYWQWLENQAKQILAGYGYQEIRLPIVEKTELFKRSIGEVTDIVEKEMYTFDDRNGDSLTLRPEGTAGCLRACLEHGLLHNQSHRLWYYGPMFRHERPQKGRYRQFYQLGVETYGMPGPDIDAEIIVLTDRLWKALGIRDKVELQINSLGTSEERAAYKDTLVTYFIAHISELDEDSLRRLETNPLRILDSKNPDMQAMLQQAPVLLAHLGEASLSHFNQLKAMLDELGIRYQLNTRLVRGLDYYGKTVFEWVTDALGSQGTICAGGRYDGLIEQLGGKTNYAVGFAMGMERILALVEQLGTASLPPAVDVYMIRVGEIAEIAGLKLAEQIRDQLPGLKLQINCGGGSFKSQFKKADKSEAAYAIILGDDEAQRGVAALKSLRVEQEQVTLAYADLVKFLTDLHTGQSL is encoded by the coding sequence ATGGCAAAACAACAACAGGCGATCCAGGCTATCCGCGGCATGCATGACATTCTGCCGGAACAGTCTCCTTACTGGCAATGGCTGGAAAATCAGGCCAAACAAATTCTGGCCGGTTACGGTTATCAGGAAATCCGCCTGCCCATCGTCGAAAAAACCGAATTATTCAAGCGCTCTATCGGTGAAGTGACCGATATTGTCGAAAAAGAGATGTACACTTTTGATGACAGAAACGGTGATTCGCTGACTTTACGTCCGGAAGGTACTGCCGGCTGCCTGCGCGCCTGCCTGGAACACGGTTTGCTGCATAATCAAAGCCATCGTTTATGGTATTATGGGCCTATGTTCCGTCATGAGCGGCCTCAGAAAGGCCGTTACCGGCAGTTTTACCAGCTTGGTGTTGAAACTTACGGGATGCCGGGCCCGGATATTGATGCCGAAATCATTGTGCTGACCGACCGGTTGTGGAAAGCACTGGGTATCCGCGATAAAGTTGAATTGCAGATCAACTCGTTGGGTACCAGTGAGGAGCGGGCGGCTTATAAGGACACGCTGGTGACTTATTTTATAGCGCATATCAGCGAACTTGATGAAGACAGCTTACGCCGACTGGAAACCAATCCGTTGCGCATTCTGGACAGTAAAAACCCCGATATGCAGGCCATGCTGCAACAGGCACCGGTATTGCTGGCCCATTTGGGTGAGGCCAGCTTAAGTCATTTTAATCAGCTTAAAGCCATGCTGGATGAACTGGGTATCCGCTATCAGTTGAACACTCGTCTGGTGCGCGGCCTGGATTATTACGGCAAAACGGTATTTGAATGGGTCACTGATGCCTTGGGTTCGCAAGGCACTATTTGTGCCGGTGGCCGTTATGATGGTCTGATTGAGCAATTAGGCGGCAAAACCAATTATGCCGTCGGTTTTGCCATGGGCATGGAACGCATCCTGGCGCTGGTGGAGCAACTCGGTACCGCCAGTTTGCCGCCTGCCGTTGATGTTTATATGATACGGGTAGGCGAAATTGCCGAAATTGCCGGGCTGAAGCTGGCGGAACAAATCCGCGATCAGTTGCCGGGCTTGAAATTACAGATCAATTGCGGCGGCGGCAGTTTTAAAAGCCAGTTTAAGAAAGCCGATAAATCTGAGGCGGCCTATGCCATTATTTTAGGTGACGATGAAGCTCAGCGCGGTGTAGCGGCGCTGAAGTCTCTGCGGGTAGAGCAGGAGCAAGTTACCTTGGCGTATGCTGATTTAGTCAAATTTCTGACTGATCTGCATACCGGACAATCACTTTAA
- the asd gene encoding archaetidylserine decarboxylase (Phosphatidylserine decarboxylase is synthesized as a single chain precursor. Generation of the pyruvoyl active site from a Ser is coupled to cleavage of a Gly-Ser bond between the larger (beta) and smaller (alpha chains). It is an integral membrane protein.) has product MTFKEILAVWPQYILPQHLLSGWMSKLTHCENRWFKNLFIRLIIKLYGVNLSEAQSEDLSDYASFNAFFTRELKADVRSLAGAANAIASPADGAISQLGRIEAGQIFQAKGHHYTVQDLLGGDAEQAKLFANGSFATIYLSPKDYHRLHMPFAGVLKEMVHVPGKLFSVNTVTVGVVPGLFARNERVVCLFDTEIGPMALILVGAIFVNSIETVWHGVVTPPTLAAPRSWQYQQYAPILSKGAEMGRFNMGSTIIVLFGENAVQWRDNLQAGTVVRLGESLGTSTL; this is encoded by the coding sequence ATGACATTTAAAGAAATACTGGCTGTCTGGCCGCAATATATTTTACCTCAGCATCTGCTGTCTGGCTGGATGTCTAAGCTGACTCATTGCGAAAATCGCTGGTTCAAAAATCTGTTTATTCGCTTGATTATCAAGTTGTACGGGGTGAATCTGAGTGAGGCCCAGTCTGAGGATTTAAGTGATTATGCCAGTTTTAATGCTTTTTTTACCCGCGAGCTGAAAGCCGATGTGCGTAGTCTGGCTGGAGCTGCCAATGCGATTGCCAGTCCGGCTGATGGGGCTATCAGTCAGTTGGGCCGGATTGAGGCCGGGCAAATTTTTCAGGCGAAAGGCCATCACTATACGGTGCAGGATTTGTTGGGCGGTGACGCTGAGCAGGCCAAGCTGTTTGCTAATGGCAGTTTTGCCACTATTTATTTGTCTCCCAAGGATTATCACCGGCTGCATATGCCTTTTGCCGGGGTGCTGAAGGAGATGGTGCATGTACCGGGCAAATTATTTAGTGTCAATACGGTGACGGTGGGAGTGGTACCGGGTTTGTTTGCCCGTAATGAACGGGTGGTGTGTCTGTTTGACACGGAAATCGGCCCGATGGCGTTGATTCTGGTGGGTGCGATTTTTGTTAACAGTATTGAAACTGTCTGGCATGGGGTGGTAACGCCGCCGACTTTGGCTGCGCCACGCAGTTGGCAATATCAGCAGTATGCGCCAATATTGAGCAAAGGTGCAGAAATGGGCCGTTTCAATATGGGTTCTACCATTATTGTGCTGTTTGGCGAGAATGCCGTGCAATGGCGTGATAATCTGCAGGCCGGAACAGTGGTACGGCTGGGCGAATCGTTGGGCACCAGCACTCTCTGA
- the tnpB gene encoding IS66 family insertion sequence element accessory protein TnpB (TnpB, as the term is used for proteins encoded by IS66 family insertion elements, is considered an accessory protein, since TnpC, encoded by a neighboring gene, is a DDE family transposase.) has protein sequence MRPALELTEVYLYRQAIDFRKSHRGLAAIIECELGHNPFDGGLYAFTNQQRTKIKCLFWENTGFVLYYKALVEDKFKWPKGDEALLTLTGQQLNWLLDGYDISVMKGHKNRHYESVF, from the coding sequence ATGCGCCCCGCCTTGGAACTGACAGAGGTCTATCTTTACCGGCAAGCCATTGATTTTCGCAAATCCCATCGTGGCCTGGCGGCGATTATTGAGTGTGAGCTCGGCCATAATCCGTTTGATGGTGGGCTGTATGCGTTCACCAATCAGCAGCGAACTAAAATCAAATGTTTGTTCTGGGAAAACACGGGCTTTGTCCTTTATTACAAGGCTTTGGTCGAGGATAAGTTCAAGTGGCCGAAGGGTGATGAGGCACTGTTAACGTTAACCGGTCAGCAGTTGAATTGGCTTTTGGATGGCTATGACATTAGCGTCATGAAAGGCCATAAAAACCGGCATTATGAATCTGTTTTTTAA
- the tnpA gene encoding IS66 family insertion sequence element accessory protein TnpA, with product MASTESNTDHEFWQRHIEQWHTSGLSQASYCRQQALLVHRFSYWKRKFLAECEPISPDPKSGFARVQVAAPVATPSSPGLSLCFRDGIRLTGITQTNLALIKPLLEVLR from the coding sequence ATGGCATCAACCGAAAGCAATACCGATCACGAATTCTGGCAACGCCATATCGAGCAATGGCACACCTCCGGGTTATCTCAAGCCAGTTACTGCCGCCAGCAAGCGCTACTTGTCCATCGATTTAGTTATTGGAAGCGCAAGTTCCTGGCAGAGTGCGAACCGATTTCGCCTGATCCAAAAAGCGGCTTTGCCCGAGTGCAAGTAGCGGCACCTGTCGCCACACCTTCCTCGCCGGGCTTGTCCTTGTGCTTTCGGGATGGCATCCGGTTGACCGGGATTACGCAGACTAATCTGGCTTTGATTAAACCCTTGCTTGAGGTATTGCGGTGA
- the rlmN gene encoding 23S rRNA (adenine(2503)-C(2))-methyltransferase RlmN: protein MKSTPVPANSAGINLLDFDRKGLQAFFAELGEKPFRATQLLKWIYQEGITDFDEMTNLSKSLRQYLQTHCQIKTPELVVEQLASDGTCKWVVQMHCGNRVETVYIPEERRATLCVSSQVGCALACRFCSTAQQGFNRNLTVSEIIGQLYLAQQRLGPERRITNVVMMGMGEPLLNFDNVVAAMNLMMDDFCYGLSKRRVTISTSGVVPAMNRLHQVCDVSMAVSLHAPNDALRDELVPINQKYPLKELMAACQEYAKTGPRKHITFEYVMLDGVNDSPEDARQLVKLLKTVPSKVNLIPFNPFPQSNYRCSSLATIQKFRDILHHAGIVTTIRKTRGEDIDAACGQLVGQVQDKSRRHLKLQAVAAATQTPI from the coding sequence ATGAAATCCACTCCCGTACCCGCTAATTCAGCCGGTATCAATTTACTGGATTTCGACAGAAAAGGCCTGCAGGCTTTTTTTGCCGAACTCGGTGAAAAGCCGTTTCGCGCCACGCAGTTGCTGAAATGGATTTATCAGGAGGGTATCACTGATTTTGATGAGATGACCAATCTGAGTAAATCCTTGCGGCAATATCTGCAGACCCATTGTCAGATCAAAACCCCGGAATTGGTGGTGGAGCAATTGGCATCAGATGGTACCTGTAAATGGGTGGTGCAAATGCATTGCGGCAATCGGGTGGAAACTGTCTATATTCCTGAGGAAAGACGTGCCACGTTGTGCGTGTCTTCCCAGGTGGGCTGCGCTTTGGCTTGCCGGTTTTGTTCGACGGCTCAACAGGGTTTTAACCGTAATTTGACGGTCAGTGAAATTATTGGTCAGCTGTATCTGGCTCAGCAACGGTTGGGACCGGAACGCCGGATTACCAATGTGGTGATGATGGGCATGGGCGAACCCTTATTGAATTTTGATAATGTGGTTGCTGCCATGAATTTGATGATGGACGACTTTTGCTATGGCTTGTCCAAGCGCCGGGTCACCATCAGTACTTCCGGTGTGGTGCCGGCCATGAATCGTTTGCATCAGGTTTGTGATGTGAGTATGGCGGTATCCTTACACGCTCCCAACGACGCCTTACGCGACGAGCTGGTGCCGATTAACCAGAAATATCCGTTAAAAGAATTGATGGCAGCCTGCCAGGAATATGCCAAAACCGGCCCTAGAAAACATATCACTTTTGAATATGTGATGCTGGACGGTGTCAATGACTCTCCAGAGGATGCCAGACAGTTGGTCAAACTGTTGAAAACCGTACCTTCAAAAGTCAATTTAATTCCGTTTAATCCGTTTCCGCAATCGAATTACCGTTGCTCAAGTCTGGCGACGATACAAAAATTTCGGGATATTCTGCATCATGCCGGCATTGTCACTACCATCCGCAAAACCCGTGGTGAAGATATCGATGCGGCTTGTGGGCAGCTGGTTGGCCAGGTTCAGGATAAAAGCCGCAGACATTTAAAGTTGCAAGCAGTTGCAGCGGCGACTCAGACACCTATTTAG
- the queF gene encoding preQ(1) synthase encodes MTTQPSSDLVTFPNPRPVRDFTIRIDIPEFTCLCPVTGQPDFAKLVLEYVPDELCVELKSLKLYMWTFRERGAFHEAVTNEILDHIVAATSPKFMRLRAEFNVRGGIYTTVIAEHRQEGWQAPELVALP; translated from the coding sequence ATGACCACCCAACCCAGTTCAGACCTTGTTACCTTTCCAAATCCCCGGCCCGTGCGCGACTTTACTATCCGTATTGATATTCCGGAGTTTACCTGTTTATGCCCGGTCACCGGCCAGCCGGATTTTGCCAAACTGGTGTTGGAATATGTGCCTGATGAGTTATGCGTGGAATTAAAATCCCTTAAGCTGTATATGTGGACTTTCCGGGAACGCGGCGCTTTTCATGAGGCGGTGACTAATGAGATTTTGGATCATATTGTGGCGGCGACTTCACCAAAATTCATGCGCTTACGTGCGGAATTTAATGTTAGAGGTGGGATTTATACTACGGTGATTGCGGAACACCGGCAGGAGGGCTGGCAGGCTCCTGAGCTGGTAGCCTTGCCTTAA